In the genome of Arachis stenosperma cultivar V10309 chromosome 2, arast.V10309.gnm1.PFL2, whole genome shotgun sequence, the window CATCTCTaagggtgttgaacgcccaaagaggaatatcattggcgttcaacgccaagaagagATACCTacacttggcattgaacgcccaacaTGGGACATTGTtcctggtgttgaacgccaggaagaggGTAGCAACaagggcgttgaacgcccaaataAGGGTagtcagacacatacaagtgctgataacaccCTTCCTAAGCAAGCTACTAACCCCCTTACCAATTTCATAAGCATTCAACCTACATCAACTAAAGTTGATGAATACAGGGTCAAGATGCTATATCCCCAAAAGCTTCGCCAAGCGAAAaagataaacaatttgcccgttTTGCGGATTATCTCAAGACACTTGAGAtcaagattccttttgcagaggctctTGAACAGATAcctttttatgcaaaatttatgAAGGATATCTTAAGCCATAAAAAGGATTGGAGAGAGGAAGAAATAGTCTTCCTCATTGAAGAGTGCAGTGCAGTAATTCAAAGAAGCTTACCAGAGAAACTCAAAGATCCTGAAAGCTTTATTATACTCTGCACTTTGGGTGATGCTTGCACAAGAACTGCATTGTGTGATCTTGGGACAAGCATCAACCTGATACCAGTTTCATTAATAAAGAAACTCGGTTTAACTCACGAAGTGAAACCAACCCgcatatgtcttcaacttgctgatggctctattaagtttccatcaggcgtgattgaagacatgattctTAAAGTTAGACCCTTTGCCTTTCCTACAGATTTTATGGTACTGGAAATGGatgagcacaagagtgcaaccctcatactaggaagacccttcctagttACAGGaagaactctcattgatgttaAAAAAGGGAAAGTAACACTAAGAGTCAGTGAGGATGAGTTTGTGCTaaatgttgttaaagccatgAAGCATCCAGACACTCCAGAGGAGTGCGGAGCATTGATATCATTGATTCCTTGGTGGAAGAAGTGAATATGGCTGAGAGACTCGAAGAAGAGCTGAATGACATCTTTTTTGATGCTCAGCCTGAGTTAGAGGAGCCAGAGAAAACTAAGGAGCCTCTGAAAACTCCTAAGGAGGAGGACAAGCTTCCTAAActcgagctcaaaccattaccatcctccttgaaatatgtatttcttGGAGATGGGGATAGttatctgatgagcggataatttatacgctttttggcattatttttaggtagtttttagtaagttcaagctacttttagggatgttttcattagtttttatgttaaattcacatttctggactttactatgagtttttgtgtttttctgtgatttcagataat includes:
- the LOC130963382 gene encoding uncharacterized protein LOC130963382, producing the protein MARSLDHSAGGSMHMRKIIEEVHELIEIVASNQHLYSAAETSMKGEVKAIFTESNPPKQDGPLTQQLHALAQQLLELQEVLRETQASNKNVEAQLSQTSQQLSKQITEVSGHSTEEWKSTKYPTSGQDAISPKASPSEKDKQFARFADYLKTLEIKIPFAEALEQIPFYAKFMKDILSHKKDWREEEIVFLIEECSAVIQRSLPEKLKDPESFIILCTLGDACTRTALCDLGTSINLIPVSLIKKLDFMVLEMDEHKSATLILGRPFLVTGRTLIDVKKGKVTLRVSEDEFVLNVVKAMKHPDTPEECGALISLIPWWKK